Part of the Jatrophihabitans sp. GAS493 genome, CAGCCAGCCCGACATCAGGATCGCCGCGCCCCAGCTGATCCGACCCGGCGTACGCACCGGCGACTCCGGAACGACGAAGTGGGTCGTGACGGCGACCACGATGACGATCGCCGCAGGGATCCAGAAGAGCCAGTGGTAGTTCAGCGTGTTCACGATCGGGCCGGCCAGCACGAGCCCGAGCCCACCACCGACGGCCAGCAGAGCGGCGATGACACCGACCGCGCCGGCCACCTTCTCACGCGGGAACTCGTCGCGGATGATGCCGAAGGAGAGCGGGATGATGCCACCGCCCGCTCCCTGGATGGCCCGGGCGATGATCATCACGCCGATGGAGCCCGCGACCGCGGCGAGGACCGAGCCGACAGCCAGCGCCACCAGGACACCGACCAGCACCTTCTCCTTGCCCACCATGTCGCCGATACGCCCGAGGATCGGGGTGCAGATCGACGCCGACAGCAGATAGGCGGTGAGGACCCAGGTGACGTTGTTCTGCGTTGTGTGCAGATCGCTCTGCAGCAGGGGCAGCACCGGCGAGACCAGCGACTGCAGCAGCGAGTACGCCGCTACGCCGAGCGCGAGGACGACGAAGGTCACTTGGTAGCGGTTACGTTTGGCGGCGGCGGCCATCTCTTCAATCTCCAGTCGGCACAGAACCGGAGTGTGGTATCCGGAAACTTAACTGATCCTATCGAGATAAGCGGAGCTCTCCCTCCGCCTGAGCGGACTGAAAGCGGAATCACAACCCCCCGGCTGGGGTGCTGGCCTGCTCGCGGGGCGGCCTCGTCTCGAGTTTAATAGGCGACCGGGCGCTCAGAGATCACCGAGTGCTCCCAATCGGCCAGCAGCGCGCGGATCGCGGAGACCAACGCGAGTGGCTGATCGAGCATCACCGCATGCCCGGCCGTCGGGATCTCAATAACCGGGGCGATCCGGCCCAGGCGGTCATACATCGCCTCGGTGAGGTCCTCGGTTGCGAGGCCGAGCTCGGCGCGGAAGAGCGCGACCCGACATTCGAGACGGTTCAGAGTAGCCAAGCTCATAGCGGTCCGGCGGAAGACCTGCGGGTCGAATTTCCAGGCCCAGCCGCCGTCCATTGGACGCACCGAATTCTCCGCGATATGCGCCTTGACGTAGTCCAGCATGACGTCCTGGTCGGGCACCGGGCGGAACCGGGCCACGGCGGCCTCGCGGCTCGGATAGATCTTCAGGGGACCGAACGCGCCCCGGCGACGCGCAGCTTCGTCCTCCGGCGTCAAGTCCCAGACCGGTGAGTCGATGGTCATGATTCCGGCGATCTGCGAGCCGGCCAGGGTGGCGGCGGTCAGCGCCACGAAGCCGCCCATGCTGTGCCCGATGATGATCGGCTTGCTTCTGATACCGGCCTCGGCGCCGACGGCCAATACCTCACGCGCCCAGGATTCGAGGGCGTAGTCGGACCGCCGACCGCTGTCGCCGTGCCCGGAGAGGTCGATCGCCACGACCCGAAGATGCCGGCTCAGTAGTGGCGCGACGTGATCCCACCACTGGGCATGGGCCGCGCCCCCGTGAACCAGGATCAACCCTTTCGATCCGGCGGGTCCCCAGGCTCGGTAGTTGATCTCGACACCGTCGACCTGAAAGCGGCCGACCTCGGCCTCGTCGGCCAGGGCCTGGCGGAACCAGCTCGGCACCTCGTCGGCTTTTACAAAACTCATAGGTTTGTTATACCAACTGACAACGCACGGACCAGCCCCGATAGTGTCGGCAGTAGCTAGGTTCACAACGTTCGGGGAGACCGCGATGAAGTATCTCAAGCTTGGTTCGACTGGCCTCGACGTCTCGGCAATCTGCCTGGGCTGCATGAGTTTCGGCAGCGCGCAGGCCGGCAACCACGCCTGGACGCTGGACGAAGAGACGAGTCGCCCATTCATCAAGCAGGCCCTCGACGCCGGCATCAACTTCTTCGACACGGCGAACGTCTACTCGGCCGGTACGAGCGAAGAGATCGTCGGCCGAGCACTGCTCGACTACGCCGATCGCGACGAGATCGTGCTGGCGACCAAGGTCCACGGACGCATGCGCCCCGGGCCGAACGGAGCCGGCCTCTCCCGCAAGGCCATCCTGGCCGAACTCGACGCGAGCCTGCGCCGGTTGGGCACCGACTACATCGACCTGTACCAGATCCACCGCTTCGACTACGACGTGCCGCTGGAGGAGACCCTCGAAGCGCTCCACGACGTGGTGAAGTCCGGAAAGGTGCGCTACCTCGGCGCGTCGTCGATGCACGCCTGGCAATTCGCCAAGGCGCTCTACCTGGCCGACCTCAACGGCTGGACCCGGTTCTCCACCATGCAGAACCACTACAACTTGATCTACCGCGAAGAGGAGCGGGAGATGCTGCCGCTGTGCTACGAGGAGGGCATCGGGGTTATTCCGTGGAGCCCCCTGGCCCGCGGGCGGTTGACCCGTCCGTGGGATGAGACGACGGCTCGCGGCGACACCGATGAGTTCGGAAAGTCCCTCTACAGCGAAGGGGATCGCAGCATCGTCGAGCGGGTGGCCGAGGTGGCCGGTGAGCACGGTGTCACACCGGCGCAGATCGCGCTGGCCTGGGTGTCCCAGAATCCGGCGGTAACCGCGCCGATCATCGGGGCGACCAAGGTCGCACACATCGACGACGCGGTGGCGTCACTGGAGATTGAGCTCAGCGACGCCCAGACGGCCCGGCTGGAGGAGAACTACACACCCCACCAGGTGGCCGGGTTCCGCTGATCCACGATTTCAGTGGGCCTGACGGCTCATCCAATCGCTGCACTTGACGGCTCATCCAATCGCGACGAACGAGATCTTCCCTGTTCCGTAGTTGTCCACGGTGAGGTCGTAGTCGACGCGGTCGAAGTGCTGGTACATGTGCTTGACGAGCTCGGTCGGAGCCTGCGATAGCGGGAAGTACGGCTCGTTGAGGCGAACTCCCGGGTTACGCGGGTGCTCGAAGACCGCCGATACGACGTTGCAGACCTCGACCAGATTCTCGATGACGTCGATCCGGACGTCGCGCTCGGCGGCCATCTCCTTGGCCGCCAGCGGCGGAAGCAGGGCGAAGGCGCTACCGACGAACGCGGCCGCCTCCGGGCTCCACAGGATCGCCACCTGGTTCTTGGCCTGATCGTCCCAGTACGTCACGATCATGCCCCCGGCGCCGTCGACCGGCGAGATCTTGTCGACGGCCGCGATCTCGCAGTCACGACCGATCGTCGCTTCGATGACGTCTTTCACGGACTTGGCGGACGGGAGAAACATGGATCAGTCCTTTGAGGATGTACTGGATGAGCGGGTTTACGGAGGTGTGCTGAGTCGGCCAGAGTCGGCCAGAGTTAGCCGGCCTCAGACGCAGGCGGCGATGGCTTCGCGCAGATCTTCCGGGGTGAACGGCTTACCCACGAGGAAGGCGGCTCCGGCGTCGGCGGCCTGCTGGCGCATCGCGTCGGAGCGCTCGGAGGTGACGAAACCGAAGGGGACGTCCGAACCGCGGGCCCGGATGGTGCGCAGCGCCTCGATACCGGTGACGTTGGGCATGTTCCAGTCGGAGAGGACCAGGTCGGGCGAGCCGTTGATGACCAGTTCGACGAGCTCAGCGCCGTCGGAGGCCTCGGTCACTTCGCAGTCGAAGCCTCCGTGGCGGAGCGCGCGGACGACGATACGGCGCATGACGGCGGAATCGTCAGCAACGATTAGGTGCATCACAGACCTCCGAGCAGGTGGTTGGACGGAGCCGCTTCCCAGAGGGAGGCGACGATGTGGTGCTCGCCCCAGGCCATCACGGTGACGGTGCGCAGCTGGGCCGACGGGACAGCCAGCATGTGAGCGTCGATGACGACCTGCGGCAGCGAGAGCGACGAAGGCGACGGCAGCATCGACTTGACGTTGCCGCCGACGATGTTGGCCAACTCCCCGACCGCGTCGGCGAGTTCCTCGTCCGGGACCTTGTCCTCGGAGCCGAACATGGTCGAGGCCACCGCCGTGCCACAGGCGCGGGTGGTCGCGAGAATCAGCTGCCCCGACCAGCCACCCATGATCGACACGGAGGCGACGACCTCGTTGTGGGTCGGCTTCGCGGCCGCGGCCTCGTCTTCGATCGGGAGGATCTCCTCGAACATGAACGAGGTCCAGACCGCCGAGATCAGTTCAGCGAGGTCTGCTTTGTTGGGTACTTCCGCGAGGGAGGTCATGAATGTGCTCCGGCTGGAGTGAGGCCGAGAAGATCCAGCTTCTCGACGATGTCATCGGGGGTAAAGGGCTTGATCACGTACTCATGGGCACCGGCGGCGAGGGCACGCACGATCTGGCCGTGCTCACTCTCGGTGGTCACCATCATCAGGGTGACGTCGGAGTACTTCTCAATCGCACGAACGGCCTTCACGAACTCAAGACCGTTCATGTTCGGCATGTTCCAGTCGATGAGCGCCAACGTCGGCGGCTCCTCGGTGGCGTTGAGCAGGTCGAGTGCCTCCTGGCCGTCACCAGCTTCGGTGACCTCGAATCCAGCGGTCGTGAGCACTCGCCGAAGGATCATGCGCATGGCGCGTGAATCGTCGATCACCATTGCTTGCAAGACGAACTCCTGGCCTGGCTGACAACCGGGCGTTCCGGCATGCCCTCCCATCGGCCGACGGGGTGCCACCTTAAGCAAACGGCGACAATCCGATCGCAGATTCCTGCGCAGGCACCGCGCTGGCCCGGGAGAAGCGAACCTCGTCGGTGATCGACCCCTTGCGCAGCAGCTTCACGTCCCGGAAGTAGTTCTGGTACAGCCGCCACGGCGCGACCGGCCCCTGCTTCGGCCAGGCGCTCTGCGCCCGCAGCACATAGCCGGACTTGAGGTCGATGATCGGGCCGAGCTCGGCCGGGTCGAGGTTCTGTGGCGCGATCGGGGTGACGATCTGATACCCGCTGGCATCCATGTACTTCAGTAGCCGCGACACGTAGTGGGCGATGAGATCGGCCTTGAGCGTCCAGGAGGCGTTCGTGTACCCGATCGTGAGCGCGAAATTCGGTACGCCGGAGAGCATCATGCCCTTGTAGGCGAGCGTGCTGGAGAGATCGACCGGGGCCCCGTCCACGCTCAGCGTCATACCGCCGATTCCGAGCATGTTCAGGCCGGTCGCGGTGACCACGATGTCGGCCGGCAGCTCGGCACCGGACTTGAGCTTGATTCCGGTCTTGGTGAAGGCGACGATCCGGTCGGTGACGATCTCGGCGTCCCCGTGGCGGATGGCCCGGAACAGGTCACCATCCGGGACGACGCAGAGGCGCTGGTCCCACGGCTCATAGTTGGGGGCGAAGTGGGTCTGGACCGCATAGCCTTCGGGGAGCTGACGAGTCACGCCGCGGCGCAGGATCGACTTCATCAACTGCGGCCGGCGGCGGCTGAGCTGGTAGCTCAGCATGGTGACCAGGACATTCTTACGGCGGACGATTCCATAGGCCCGCTGCGGCGACAGATGCCGGCGCAGCTTATCGGCGATCGGGTCTTTCGAAGGCAGCGAGATGATGTAGGTCGGCGAGCGCTGCAGCATGGTGACGTGCGCGGCCCGCTCGGCCAGCGACGGGACCAGAGTCACCGCGGTCGCTCCGCTGCCGATGATCACCACCCGCTTGTCGGTGTAGTCGAGGTCCTCGGGCCAGTGCTGCGGGTGCACGACCTGCCCGGCGAACTCATCGACCCCGGCGAACTCAGGGGTATAGCCCTCGTCGTAGCGGTAGTAGCCGGCGCAGACCTGCAGAAACGAGCAACTGATCAGCACCGTCTCGACGCTGCCGTCGACCGTTGTGCGCTCGGCCGTCACCGTCCAGCGGGCCTCGACCGAGGACCACTCGGCGCTGATCACCCGATGCCGGTAGCGGATCTTCTCCTCGACGTCGTAGTCGGCCGCGACCTGGCGTATGTAGTTGCGGATCGACTCGCCGTCGGCGATCGCTTTGGCCTCCGTCCACGGACGGAAGTCGTAACCCAGGGTGAACATATCGGAGTCCGAACGGATACCCGGATAGCGGAAGAGGTCCCAGGTACCCCCCATCGCCTCCCGCGACTCTAGGATTGCGTAACTCTTGCCCGGGCTGTCGATCTGCAGGTGACAGGCGGCGCCGATGCCGGAGAGACCAGCCCCGACGATGAGCACATCTACCCGCTCGACTGACATGTCACTCCTTCACTCGTCAGGAAGAACCACAACGACTCGCCTGGACGGTATCAGGTACTGGCCGTCCACGGAACTGGCGTCGCGGGTCTCTGTGCCGCGCCGGTGACCGCGACGATAACTCGTCGGCGCCTCTCATATCGTCCCGAGACTGACCGATAGAAGGTGTGTCCGGCACCATCGCGTCTTGATGAGAGAGAAGTTCACGTATGTCGCAGTCATGCTCGCCCGCTGCAGAACCGCAGGCCGACCAGTACGCCCGTATGGTCACCACTCTCTCGGCTCACCGCGAACTGCTCGCCCTCAACGCGACCCTCGGCTCCTACCCGTTCCGTAGTGCGCAGTCGAGCCAGACGCCGGACACCTCGTCAACGATGAACAACGATGCGGCCCAGCTCCGCCGCCAGGGGGCCTGATGTCTTCGAACGAAGATCTCGATCTCGAGATCGTCCAGGAATTTCTGATCGAAAGCCACGAGAACCTCGATCAGCTCGACCGGGACCTCGTCTCGCTGGAGCAGACGCCGGATTCCCGCGAGCTCCTCGCCAGCATCTTCCGCACCATCCACACCATCAAGGGAACCAGCGGATTCCTCGCCTACCACCGGCTCGAGGCCGTCACCCACGCCGGTGAGAGCCTGCTGGCCAAGCTGCGCGACGGTGCCTTCCGGATGACACCGGACACCGCCGACGCGCTGCTGCGCATGGTCGACGCCGTCCGGGCGATCCTGGTCAACATCGAACAGCAGCACAACGAAGGCGACGCCGACGTCACCCCGCTGGTCGAGGAGCTGCGCGCGCTGCTGGAGAGCAAGCTGGCCGAGGCTGCGGCCGGCGAAGCCGCCCCCTCCGTTGACGCCGACGCTGAGGTCGAGGCTGTCGTTGACGCGACGGCCGAGCCGGTCGCTGCGGACGCAGCCCCCGCCGCCGGCCCGAGCGGGCTGGAGATCCTGAAGCCGAAGGCGCCGGCCAAGCCACGTGCCCCGCGAGCCAGCACCGCCAAGGCCGCCCCGAAGGCCGCTCCGGCGAAGGCCGCTCCGGCGAAGGCGATTGCGGCCAAGACCGCCGCCGTCACTCCGGTCGAGACCGCAGTCGTCGAGCCGGTCACCGCCAAGCCAGCCGCCGCGAAGGCTCCGGCCAAGGCCGCTGCGGCCAAGGCCAACCCGAACGCCGCCGCCCCGGCCGAGGCCGATGGCCGACCGGGCATCGGCGACTCGACGATTCGCGTCGACGTGACCCTGCTCGAGCAGTTGATGCGTCTGGTCGGAGAGCTCGTCCTGGCCCGCAACCAGATCGTGCAGCGGGCCAGCACCATCGAAGACGATGAGCTGGGGCGCGCCTGCCACCGGCTCAACCTGGTGGCCGGCGAGCTGCAGGAGGGTGTCATGCGCACCCGCATGCAGCCGATCGACCACGTCTGGTCGAAGCTCCCGCGAGTCGTGCGCGACCTCAGCTCACAGCTGGGGCGTACCGTCCGCCTCGAGATGGAGGGTGGCGACACCGAGCTCGACCGCACCCTGCTGGAGGCGGTCAAGGACCCGCTGACCCACCTGGTGCGCAACGCCATCGACCACGGCATCGAAGACCCCGAGACGCGCCGCGTCGCCGGCAAGGACACCACCGGTGTCCTCACGCTGCGCGCCGCCCACGAAGGCGGCCAGATCCTGGTCGAGATCAAGGACGACGGCAAGGGCCTCGACCCTGAGGTACTCGGTCGTAAGGCTGTCGAGAAGGGCATCGTCACCCAGGCCCAGCTCGACTCGATGGGCCCGAACGACATCCTTCAGCTCGTCTTCGTCCCCGGTTTCTCAACCGCCTCGGCCGTCACCAACGTCTCCGGACGAGGCGTCGGCATGGACGTGGTGCGCACCAACATCGAGCGGATCGGCGGCTCCATCGACGTCGACTCCACGGTCGGTGTCGGTACGGCCTGGCGTCTGCGCATCCCGCTGACCCTGGCGATCGTCCCCGCCCTCACCGTCGAGTGCGCCGGCCAGCGTTTCGCCATCCCGCAGGTGAACCTGCTGGAGCTGGTAAGCCTGGACGAACGCAGCTCGGCCGGCGTCGAGAACATGGCTGGAGCCGAGGTGTACCGCCTACGCGGCTCGCTGCTGCCGCTGGTCCGCCTCGACGAGGCGCTGAAGCTCAAGCGCGCCACCGACGAGGAGGTCGGCACCCTGGTGGTCGCCGTCCTGGAAGCCGATGATCGTCGATTCGGGCTGGTCGTCGACCGGGTCCTCGACACCGAGGAGATCGTCGTCAAGCCGCTGTCCAGCGCGTTGAAGGAGCTCGGCCTCTACGCCGGCGCCACCATCCTCGGTGACGGCGCGGTCTCCCTCATCCTCGATGTGCAGAGCCTGGCCCGCCGCCGGCTGCGCGCCGTCGACTCGCACGAAAGCGCACAGAGCCAGCGCAGCCGGGGTGCCGGAGCCGGCTCCTCGGAGCGTCAGCTGCTGGTGGTCGCTCTCGGCGGTGACCGTCGGGTCGCCGTTCCGCTCGACGTGGTCACCCGTCTCGAGCAGTTCCCGGCCGACAGCATCGAGCGCGTCGGCCGCCGTGATGTGGTCCGCTACCGTGGCGCGATCATGCCGCTGGTGCGCCTCTCGGAGCACCTTGGCAGTGGCTTCAACGATGACCGCGAGACCATCCCCGGCGTCGTCTACTCCGCCCACGGACGCAGCGTCGCGCTGGCCGTCGGCGAGATCGTGGACATCGTCGCGGAGAGCTCGGTCGTGCACAGCGACGTCGAGGACATCGGCCTCATCGGATCGGCGGTCATCCGTGATCGCGTCACCGAGATGCTCGACGTCCGCGCGGCGATTCTCGCCGCCGACCCGATGTTCTTCGCCGAGGACGCCACGTCCGGAGCAGCCTTCACCGGCGAGTACTTCGCCGACCAAGAGCAGTTCTCGGGCGAGAACTACGACCTGATCGGAGCCAACTGATGGCCACCCTGCTGGCGACCTTCCACCTCGGCGACTACCTCTGCGCGGTCCCCGTCGGTGAGGTTCAGGAGGTGCTGATGGAGCAGACGCGCACGCCTGCCCCGGGTGCCTCGAAGTACGTCACCGGTCTGATCAACCTGCGCGGCCAGGTCGTCACCGCGCTCGATCTGCGTCTGCGGATGGGCGTCGCCACCACGGTCGAACAGCGTCCGTCGATGAACGTCGTCGTCTGCTTCCGCAACGAGGTCTGGAGCCTGCTGGTCGACAGCATCGGCGACGTCATCGAGGTCGAGGAGTCGCAGTTCGAGGCGCCGCCGGAGACCCTGCACGGTGCACTGCGTGAGCTGATCACCGGGGCCTACAAGCTCGACGGACGACTTCTGCTCGTCCTCAACGTCGAGCGGGCGCTGGACGTCAGCACCGAACCCGCCGCCGCCTGATCGGTAGCCGCAGCGACCGCCCAGTACTCTGATCGCGACGATGAGCTACTGGATTTCATTCTTGATCATTGGTGAAGCATGACGATCTCTCTAGTGAGTGCGCCGATCATCGGCTTCGATCTGGTGCGCCACCCGCACGGGTCGGCGGTGGCTGAGATTCTGCTGCTCGGGCTGAGCCTCGAGGCGCAGGATCTGCCGCTATTTGCCACCGGCTCAGCCAGCGATCCCGGATTCGGCCTGTGGCGGGCGCGAGCGATCGCGACCGATCCGATCTCCCGCCCGCTGCGCAGCGTCCGGGACACGCGACGCTCCGGTGCAGCGGTGAGCGAAGCACGGCCGGTCCAGGCCCGGCCGGCCGATCCGCGGCCGGAGACGAACCCCTCACTGAGCGCGCAGGAGCAGTTGGCCAGCGCCATCGATGCCCTGCTGCACAGCATGATCATCGATATCGACGTGCTGGAGCAGCTGATCCGCCGCGATGTTCTGGGCTGGTGTACGCCGGGTTCGCCGTTTCCGATGGGCGAGACGGAGTCCCAGCGAGGAGTGCCGGTTGACCCCGACCACGCCCGCCTGGCCGCCAATGCCCTTGTGGATGCCATCGCCGCCGAATGGGTGGCCGACCTCGATGATGAGTTCGCCGCCCGGCTGCGCACCCCCCTCGATCGGGTTCGGGGCGGACTCCCCCACCGCGCGCCGAATGTCGGCCCCTGCGCGCTGCCGATCATGCGCATTCTGCAGGATCTTCGCCAGCTTGGCCCGGACGGCTGTATCCGGCTGCGCGGTGTGAACACCGTGCTCGGTTCGGGCGTCGAGACCTGGGCCGCGGCCGTGCACGAGACCTCCTGGGCCGTCATGACAACCGGCCGGGTGCACGCCGCGGCGACTGCGCAACTGCTCGCCGTTCAGGCCTTCGGTGAGAGTGGCCTCAACGCCGCCGACGGGGCCGAGGGAATCTGGAACATCGTGAGCGGGCACCTGCACGCGAGCGTCGTCGGTGACGTCCTGGCCGAGGAGACCAAGCAGTCGCTGGCCAAGGCCTGGGTCACTGCGCTCGCCAGCTAGCCGTCCGTCCAGATCTGTCTGCGAACGTCCTGCACATTGCGCGTCATAGCGCCCAATGTGCAGGACGTACGAACGCGGAAGCGGGGGTGGTCGCGGGCTAGCGGGGGCGGTAGACCGGAACCCGGCCGATCTGCTCGCGCACCCAGCTGTCGTCCACGCCGATCGTCGTCTCGGCGCCGCCGAGCAGCAGGTAAGCGTCCGGGCGGCAGACCGCGCGGATGCGCTGCAGGATCTCCCGCCGCGTCTCCACCGAGAAGTAGATGAGGACGTTACGCAGGAAGACCACGTCGAACTGGCCGATCGCCGGCAACGGCTGGGAGAGGTTCAGCTGGCGGAAGGAGACCATCTTGCGGATGTTCTCATTGATCTGCCAGTGCATTCCGGCCTTGCTGAAGTGCTTGACCAGCTTCATCGCCGGCAGACCGCGGTTGATCTCACCCTGCGTGTACGTGCCGCGCTGGGCCTGCGCGATGATGCCGGGCGCGATGTCGGTGGCCAGGATCTCGCAACCTGCGGCACCGGCACCCAGAATGCTGTCTTTCACGATCATTCCGATGCTGTACGGCTCCTGACCGGTCGAGCAGGCGGCCGACCAGATCCGCACATTGCGGGTTCCGTGCACACTTCGGCTGAGCTTGGGCAGGATCTCGGTCTCGAGCGCGACAAAGGGCTGGCTATCGCGAAACCAGGAAGTCTCGTTCGTGGTCAGGGCCTCGACGATGTCGTCGCGGGTACGTCGATCCGCGGTGCTACGGGTGTGTTCGACGAAGGTCGAGACATCCGACTTTCCGGAGAGCCGGGCCAGTGGAGCCAACCGGGACTCGACCAGGTACTCCTTACCTGGCTCGAGGACGATCGCCGCATCGGAACGAAGTACCGTGCAGACCCACTCGAAGGCTGCAGTGCTGATTGGCATTAGGTATTGCTCCGCCTAACTGCTACTGGTTGCGTCGCATTCACCGGTGAGGTGACTGAGTGGGACGACGCGATAGGTGAGATCCGACGCAGGATGGCGTCGGCGATGACATGTACATCAAGCAACTCTTCGGCGAGACCATCCCCGGCCACCGCGCCGGGCATTCCCCAGACCACCGAACTTGCCTGGTCCTGTGCGATTACCTGTCCGCCGGCGGCCCGAATCTCCCCTGCGCCGCGACGACCGTCGCTCCCCATACCAGTGAGGACAACCCCGAGTACTCCAGAACCGAACGCCCTCGCCGCTGAGCGGAAGAGCACGTCCACTGCAGGGCGGCAGAAGTTCTCCGGCGCCCCTCCCCCAAGTTTTGTATAGGCGTTCGGGCCGGTGACGTCGATCTCCATGTGCAGGTCACCCGGCGCAATGTAGACGCTTCCCGGCACCAGCAGTTCACCACCGGCCGACTCTCGCACGGTTAACTTGCAGACCCGATCCAGGCGCTCGGCAAGGAGCTGGGTGAAGATCGGCGGCATGTGCTGGACGATCAGAATCGGCACCGGGAAACTGGCCGGCAACAGCGGTAGGACCTGGTTCAGTGCCTCCGGGCCGCCGGTCGAGGTGCCGATGACGAGCAACTTGATGCGCGCGCCCCCGGCGGCCGAGGCCCGCTTCGGGACGGCATTCTGGTTGGCCCGCGTCCCGGAGTCGGCCACGGCGGAGGCGCTCGGCACACCCGGACGTAGGGCTACCGGCGGGAAAGTGCGCTCAGCTGGACGCGCTGGCGCAACCGCCGACGGCAGAACTGACGAGGGTGGGGCCGGGCGCGTAGTCGCGGGGGTACTCCGCGGCGACTGGCCGGGTCGGGGCGCCGGTGATGACGGGGCGGCGGCCTCTGACAGCGCTGGAGGAGTGGACGGGCGCAGGGAAGCCGGTTGAGTCGGCGACGCCAGGAGCGGCTCGGTCGCGGGCACCGGTAGCGCGGGATGGACCTGAGCGGGCTGCTCGACCTCGTCCGGGACGACGACCGCGGCCGCGACCTGGGTGGCCGCCGATCGGGACACTCCGGCGCTGTTGCCGGGCTCGGCCCACGGTGCGACGCCGGTGAGGGCAAGCACCCGCGGGATGAGGTTGATGCGGACGTTGTTGCGGGACTCCTCGATGCTGTTGGAGTGTGCGGGCTTGGTGACATAGTCGGTCGCGCCGGCCGCGAGCGCGTCAAAGGTGATGCGCGCCCCTCGCTCGGTGAGCGTGCTGAACATGATCACCGGTATGCGCCGCCCGCTGCGACGCAGCGCCCGTACGGTGTTCACGCCGTCCAGGACGGGCATCTCGATGTCGAGCACGATGACATCCACAACCGTCGTCTCAAGCGCATCCAACGCCAGCTGTCCGTTGGCCGCGGAGGCGACGATCTCGATCTGCGGATGCTCGGAGAGCGTGTCGGAGATCAGTCGGCGGATGACCGCTGAGTCATCGACCACCATCACTCTCGCGATTCGCATGAACCCCCTATCGACCACGACGGGCCGGGCATGAACGGAAAGCGGTCAGACCGCAGCCGCAGACGCAGCCGCCCGCAACTCTAGGGATTTCCCTACTCGGGTCACCGCAGCCGCGTGCACCGCACACGCCTGCCGGCACCGCCTCAGGTGAGCGGGCGGGTGGCCCCGAAGTAGCCGTAGTCCACCGCGTTCATCGGCGTGATCTTGATGACGTCGCCACTGTGCGGGGCCTGCACCACGTTGCCGCCGCCGAGGTAGATGGCGACATGCGAGATGTTGCCCGCCCCGCCGGCCGGCGACCAGAAGACCAGGTCACCCGGCATCAGGTCGGCCACCGACGGGTGCAGCGACCCGGCCTCGACGTACTGTTCGGCCGCGTTGTGGGTCAGGCTGATGTAGGGACCCCAGGCGTACATCATGAGCCCGGAGCAGTCGAAGCCGACGATGCTGCCGTCGTTGGCCGAATCGGCGTCAACGGCGACTCCGAGCGTCGGGCCGGAGATGCCTCCGCCGGCCCAGGAGTACGGCGTGCCCAGCCAGCGCAGCGCGCGGTTCACCGCGGTCTGCCCGGCGGCCGGTGTCCAGCGGCCGGTGTTCGGTGCTATCGGGACGCTCTGGGCCGAGGCCACCTGGTTCGCGTACTGCACCTGCAGCGCCCGGGCCTGCGCCGCGGTGAAGGCGGGGACCGCG contains:
- a CDS encoding protein-glutamate O-methyltransferase CheR — translated: MPISTAAFEWVCTVLRSDAAIVLEPGKEYLVESRLAPLARLSGKSDVSTFVEHTRSTADRRTRDDIVEALTTNETSWFRDSQPFVALETEILPKLSRSVHGTRNVRIWSAACSTGQEPYSIGMIVKDSILGAGAAGCEILATDIAPGIIAQAQRGTYTQGEINRGLPAMKLVKHFSKAGMHWQINENIRKMVSFRQLNLSQPLPAIGQFDVVFLRNVLIYFSVETRREILQRIRAVCRPDAYLLLGGAETTIGVDDSWVREQIGRVPVYRPR
- the cheB gene encoding chemotaxis response regulator protein-glutamate methylesterase, yielding MRIARVMVVDDSAVIRRLISDTLSEHPQIEIVASAANGQLALDALETTVVDVIVLDIEMPVLDGVNTVRALRRSGRRIPVIMFSTLTERGARITFDALAAGATDYVTKPAHSNSIEESRNNVRINLIPRVLALTGVAPWAEPGNSAGVSRSAATQVAAAVVVPDEVEQPAQVHPALPVPATEPLLASPTQPASLRPSTPPALSEAAAPSSPAPRPGQSPRSTPATTRPAPPSSVLPSAVAPARPAERTFPPVALRPGVPSASAVADSGTRANQNAVPKRASAAGGARIKLLVIGTSTGGPEALNQVLPLLPASFPVPILIVQHMPPIFTQLLAERLDRVCKLTVRESAGGELLVPGSVYIAPGDLHMEIDVTGPNAYTKLGGGAPENFCRPAVDVLFRSAARAFGSGVLGVVLTGMGSDGRRGAGEIRAAGGQVIAQDQASSVVWGMPGAVAGDGLAEELLDVHVIADAILRRISPIASSHSVTSPVNATQPVAVRRSNT
- a CDS encoding chemotaxis protein CheW; the encoded protein is MSSNEDLDLEIVQEFLIESHENLDQLDRDLVSLEQTPDSRELLASIFRTIHTIKGTSGFLAYHRLEAVTHAGESLLAKLRDGAFRMTPDTADALLRMVDAVRAILVNIEQQHNEGDADVTPLVEELRALLESKLAEAAAGEAAPSVDADAEVEAVVDATAEPVAADAAPAAGPSGLEILKPKAPAKPRAPRASTAKAAPKAAPAKAAPAKAIAAKTAAVTPVETAVVEPVTAKPAAAKAPAKAAAAKANPNAAAPAEADGRPGIGDSTIRVDVTLLEQLMRLVGELVLARNQIVQRASTIEDDELGRACHRLNLVAGELQEGVMRTRMQPIDHVWSKLPRVVRDLSSQLGRTVRLEMEGGDTELDRTLLEAVKDPLTHLVRNAIDHGIEDPETRRVAGKDTTGVLTLRAAHEGGQILVEIKDDGKGLDPEVLGRKAVEKGIVTQAQLDSMGPNDILQLVFVPGFSTASAVTNVSGRGVGMDVVRTNIERIGGSIDVDSTVGVGTAWRLRIPLTLAIVPALTVECAGQRFAIPQVNLLELVSLDERSSAGVENMAGAEVYRLRGSLLPLVRLDEALKLKRATDEEVGTLVVAVLEADDRRFGLVVDRVLDTEEIVVKPLSSALKELGLYAGATILGDGAVSLILDVQSLARRRLRAVDSHESAQSQRSRGAGAGSSERQLLVVALGGDRRVAVPLDVVTRLEQFPADSIERVGRRDVVRYRGAIMPLVRLSEHLGSGFNDDRETIPGVVYSAHGRSVALAVGEIVDIVAESSVVHSDVEDIGLIGSAVIRDRVTEMLDVRAAILAADPMFFAEDATSGAAFTGEYFADQEQFSGENYDLIGAN
- a CDS encoding chemotaxis protein CheW, translated to MATLLATFHLGDYLCAVPVGEVQEVLMEQTRTPAPGASKYVTGLINLRGQVVTALDLRLRMGVATTVEQRPSMNVVVCFRNEVWSLLVDSIGDVIEVEESQFEAPPETLHGALRELITGAYKLDGRLLLVLNVERALDVSTEPAAA